From Firmicutes bacterium HGW-Firmicutes-1, the proteins below share one genomic window:
- a CDS encoding RNA-binding protein: MRELVEVIAKALVDQPDQVFVKEVESDQPDTVILELKVAPDDMGKVIGKQGRIAKALRTVVKASATRDGKKVVIEIQ, from the coding sequence ATGAGGGAATTAGTAGAAGTCATTGCAAAAGCATTGGTTGATCAACCTGATCAAGTTTTTGTAAAAGAAGTTGAAAGTGACCAACCAGATACAGTTATATTAGAATTAAAAGTTGCCCCAGATGATATGGGGAAAGTGATAGGCAAGCAAGGCAGAATAGCGAAGGCTCTTAGAACAGTTGTGAAAGCATCTGCTACAAGAGATGGTAAGAAAGTCGTTATTGAAATCCAATAA
- a CDS encoding tRNA (guanosine(37)-N1)-methyltransferase TrmD, with translation MNYHVLTLFPEMIEQGLSASILGKAQEKNIINLNTINIRDYADNKHKQVDDYPYGGGAGMVMQPQPIIAAYESIVSKLVDKPRLIYLTPQGKTFDQSMAIEFSKEKELVFLCGHYEGVDERVIESIVTDEISIGDYVLTGGELAVMVIIDAISRLIPGVLKNDQSAETESFHEGLLEYPQYTRPAEYDGLKVPEVLLSGHHENIDKWRREQSLLRTAEKRPDLLEKAILSDQDIKILKKILHK, from the coding sequence ATGAATTATCATGTATTGACCTTATTTCCAGAGATGATTGAACAAGGTTTAAGTGCAAGTATCCTTGGAAAGGCACAAGAAAAAAATATCATTAATCTTAATACAATAAATATTAGAGATTATGCAGACAATAAGCATAAGCAAGTGGATGATTATCCCTATGGTGGTGGTGCAGGTATGGTTATGCAACCTCAACCTATTATAGCTGCCTATGAAAGTATTGTTAGTAAGCTTGTTGATAAACCTCGGCTCATTTATCTAACCCCACAAGGAAAAACCTTTGACCAAAGCATGGCAATTGAATTTTCTAAAGAAAAAGAATTGGTCTTTTTATGTGGGCATTATGAAGGCGTCGATGAGCGCGTAATTGAGTCAATTGTGACTGATGAGATCTCCATTGGAGATTATGTGCTTACTGGTGGTGAGCTTGCTGTAATGGTTATTATTGATGCCATTTCAAGGTTAATTCCTGGAGTTCTTAAAAACGATCAATCAGCTGAAACAGAAAGCTTTCATGAAGGTTTGTTAGAATACCCTCAATATACGAGACCTGCTGAATATGATGGATTAAAAGTTCCTGAAGTATTGCTATCAGGACATCATGAGAATATCGATAAATGGCGTAGGGAGCAATCCTTGCTTAGAACCGCAGAAAAACGACCTGATTTATTAGAAAAGGCTATTTTATCAGATCAAGACATAAAAATACTGAAAAAAATATTGCACAAATAG
- a CDS encoding 50S ribosomal protein L19, with translation MNKIISKIEQGQLNPNVSEFNVGDTVRVYSKVKEGARERLQMFEGVVLKRQNGSARENFTVRRISYGVGVEKTWPIHSPNLDRVEVIRRGKVRRAKLNYLRDRIGKSAKVKELIK, from the coding sequence ATGAACAAAATTATTAGCAAGATCGAACAAGGTCAATTAAACCCAAATGTTTCTGAATTTAACGTAGGAGATACTGTAAGAGTATATTCAAAGGTTAAAGAAGGAGCACGTGAAAGACTTCAAATGTTTGAAGGCGTTGTTTTAAAAAGACAAAATGGTAGTGCTCGTGAAAATTTCACTGTAAGAAGAATTTCTTATGGTGTTGGCGTAGAAAAAACATGGCCAATACATTCACCAAATCTTGATCGCGTTGAAGTGATTAGACGTGGTAAGGTAAGAAGAGCAAAATTAAATTACTTAAGAGATCGTATTGGAAAATCAGCAAAAGTGAAAGAGTTAATTAAATAA
- the rimM gene encoding 16S rRNA processing protein RimM has protein sequence MEEFLYVGRVANTHGVQGAIKVIPTTDDPKRFELLKKIYIEDIKGNTAVYTIKSVKYLTKFVVLDLNEVADMNAAMLLKQGIVKIPRDEAMPLEQGEFYISDLIGIDVYDDSGKLLGPLKDIIFTGSNDVYVVDNGTRDGLLLPAIKQCIQSIDITNHKMIVTILEGLLN, from the coding sequence ATGGAAGAATTTTTATATGTCGGTAGGGTAGCGAATACACATGGTGTGCAAGGAGCAATCAAGGTAATTCCTACAACTGATGATCCGAAAAGATTTGAATTGTTAAAAAAGATTTATATAGAGGATATCAAGGGAAATACAGCTGTTTATACAATTAAGTCTGTTAAATATCTCACTAAGTTTGTGGTGCTTGATCTAAATGAGGTTGCAGATATGAATGCTGCAATGCTTTTAAAGCAAGGAATCGTAAAAATACCAAGAGATGAAGCGATGCCTCTTGAGCAAGGGGAATTTTATATTTCAGATTTAATTGGAATAGACGTTTATGACGATAGTGGTAAGCTGCTAGGTCCATTAAAAGATATAATTTTTACTGGAAGCAATGATGTATATGTTGTTGATAATGGAACTAGGGATGGACTTCTATTGCCTGCCATTAAACAATGCATTCAATCTATAGATATTACAAACCATAAAATGATTGTTACTATCCTTGAAGGGTTGTTGAATTAA